TTTGTCAACGTTCATTCTGGGGTCTTTTCATGTTGTTGATGATGGATAGGTTTGGCATAGAGACGAACGCCAAGGGATGCCAAACCCTGCTTCTGCACTGGCACTGATTCTCAGCCTCTGCCTGAGTCTCGGGGCGGCGCTACCCGTGAGCGCCATGACTGAACCGGACCTTTCCCATGGCGCCCAGCTGTTTTCCAGCAATTGCGCTGCTTGCCACATGGGTGGCGGCAATGTGATTAGAGCCACTCGCACGCTGAGACAGGCCGACTTACAGGCCTACCTCGACTCCTACAGCCAGCATCCAATTGAAGCTATTGAATACCAGATCGAGAATGGGAAAAATGCGATGCCGTCCTACGAAGGCAAGCTGAGTCTTACTGAAATCGATGATGTGGCTGCATTCGTCGAGAAACAAGCTGAAAAAGGGTGGTCACGATGAGCAGAGAAGCACTGAATGCCTTTGTCCATGCGCTCGAACACAGTGCATCGCTTCGACGAAAACTGCATGGCTGCTCGAATGATGCTGAGATTGTTTCTCTGGCACGACGTCTCGACTTCGCCTTAGATCGTTTCGATTTGATCGAAGACGATCAGGTGTCGAACATGGAGACCTGGTTTAGCCGCAGTGCTTTGGGAATCAGAACTCACAACAGCACTGATTGAGCCGTTGTGGCTGAAGACAACGCTTCAGCTGAGCAGCGCATCACATAAAAGCGGTAGCAACCGACACCTATTGAACTTCTTTTAAGGATTTCAGAAAGACGCGGTCCTGGGCACTGCTGATCAACGAAAGTGCTCTCGCTCGAGAATGCTCATGAACGACACCGTTCACAACCGTCGCGGGA
Above is a window of Synechococcus sp. BIOS-U3-1 DNA encoding:
- a CDS encoding c-type cytochrome; the encoded protein is MPNPASALALILSLCLSLGAALPVSAMTEPDLSHGAQLFSSNCAACHMGGGNVIRATRTLRQADLQAYLDSYSQHPIEAIEYQIENGKNAMPSYEGKLSLTEIDDVAAFVEKQAEKGWSR
- a CDS encoding Nif11-like leader peptide family natural product precursor produces the protein MSREALNAFVHALEHSASLRRKLHGCSNDAEIVSLARRLDFALDRFDLIEDDQVSNMETWFSRSALGIRTHNSTD